In a single window of the Saccharothrix australiensis genome:
- a CDS encoding AMP-binding protein — MSDPAGGTPRGTGGFPARAPEELLAAGFDALADRPWSARWDEVADVERLVLGSLPDTVVLHTSGTTGERRAWPRTREQLWAEAGLLADLLRPYRPEAAVSFAPPRHLYGALVSVLVPARLGVRAWYRPGFFGALPPVAGLRVAVMAVPWTFRLLLEHPAWVDSAADLTVLHSTAVLPASAEEFRVATGGARIVEVFGSTETGGIAHRRWRGGNPLWELFPDVTAVAGGDGEVPLEVRSPRLAGGARSLRTDDFVELVDDRRFRFGGRRGRLVKVNGRRLNLDELEVALQGAVRCADLALVPVADPLVGEHVDLHLVPVPGEDPDLAAAFDLIGLRPRRVLRVGRIDRTETGKMRRVGS, encoded by the coding sequence ATGAGCGATCCCGCCGGCGGGACACCGCGAGGGACCGGTGGCTTCCCCGCGCGCGCACCGGAGGAGCTGCTGGCCGCCGGGTTCGACGCGCTCGCCGACCGGCCCTGGTCGGCGCGCTGGGACGAGGTCGCCGACGTCGAGCGGCTGGTGCTCGGGTCGTTGCCGGACACCGTCGTCCTGCACACCTCCGGCACCACGGGCGAGCGCCGCGCGTGGCCGCGCACGCGGGAGCAGCTGTGGGCCGAGGCCGGTCTGCTCGCGGACCTGCTGCGCCCGTACCGCCCCGAAGCCGCGGTGTCCTTCGCGCCGCCACGGCACCTCTACGGCGCGCTGGTGAGCGTGCTGGTGCCCGCCCGGCTGGGCGTGCGCGCCTGGTATCGGCCGGGGTTCTTCGGCGCGCTGCCGCCGGTGGCCGGCCTGCGGGTGGCCGTGATGGCGGTGCCGTGGACCTTCCGGCTGCTGCTGGAGCACCCGGCCTGGGTGGACTCCGCCGCGGACCTCACGGTGCTGCACAGCACCGCCGTCCTGCCCGCGTCGGCGGAGGAGTTCCGCGTGGCGACGGGCGGCGCGCGGATCGTGGAGGTGTTCGGCTCGACCGAGACCGGCGGCATCGCGCACCGCCGGTGGCGAGGCGGCAACCCGCTGTGGGAGCTGTTCCCGGACGTCACCGCGGTGGCCGGCGGCGACGGCGAGGTGCCGCTGGAGGTGCGCAGCCCGCGCCTGGCCGGTGGCGCGCGGTCGCTGCGCACGGACGACTTCGTGGAGCTGGTGGACGACCGGCGGTTCCGGTTCGGCGGTCGGCGCGGCCGGCTGGTGAAGGTCAACGGCCGCCGCCTCAACCTGGACGAGCTGGAGGTGGCGCTCCAGGGCGCGGTGCGGTGCGCCGACCTGGCGCTGGTGCCGGTCGCGGACCCGCTGGTCGGCGAGCACGTCGACCTGCACCTCGTGCCCGTGCCCGGCGAGGACCCGGACCTGGCCGCCGCGTTCGACCTGATCGGGCTGCGCCCGCGCCGGGTGCTGCGGGTCGGGCGGATCGACCGCACCGAGACCGGGAAGATGCGGCGGGTCGGCTCGTGA
- a CDS encoding HAL/PAL/TAL family ammonia-lyase, whose translation MSGLAALVRRAGWDAVLAACGPEDRGRMAESAATVDKALAAGAPVYGLTRGFGPLVEYAAGSEADQGSGLIAHLGTGQGRPLDPDTCRLVVWLRLTSMRKGFSPVSPEFWQVLADLWNRGFTPAIPRDGTVSASGDLQPLAHAALAHSGVGEAWVRNGPEWTVHPAAEVLAELGVEPVAWPVREALAFVNGTGASLAVAIRNQRSAVRLVRAGALLTARLVVLLRANPEHYRRGVDAARGQPGQATVAAWLRDHLPADLVRDPDRPLQEPYSLRCAPQVLGAVLDQLGAAGDVLLREADGCTDNPLTFGGEVLHGGNFHAMPVGLASDQIGLAVHQAAYLAERQLAVLVDPQRNGGLPPMLTPRPGRGSGLAGVQVSATSFVSRIRQLAYPASLTALPTNGWNQDHVPMALNGANSAAEALDLAWLVVGSLAVGVAQLAALTGDRPRAGGLWAELAAISPPLAADRPLAAEVRAARDLLTTAAAELLDDSAAIDPDRFRSAVVEVS comes from the coding sequence GTGAGCGGGCTGGCGGCGCTGGTCCGGCGTGCGGGCTGGGACGCGGTGCTGGCCGCCTGCGGCCCCGAGGACCGGGGCCGGATGGCCGAGAGCGCCGCGACGGTGGACAAGGCGCTGGCGGCGGGCGCGCCGGTCTACGGCCTGACCCGTGGTTTCGGGCCCCTGGTCGAGTACGCGGCCGGCTCCGAGGCCGACCAGGGCAGCGGCCTGATCGCGCACCTGGGCACGGGGCAGGGCAGGCCGCTGGACCCGGACACCTGCCGGTTGGTGGTGTGGCTGCGGCTGACCAGCATGCGCAAGGGCTTCTCGCCGGTGTCGCCGGAGTTCTGGCAGGTGCTGGCGGACCTGTGGAACCGCGGGTTCACCCCGGCGATACCCCGCGACGGCACGGTGAGCGCGAGCGGCGACCTCCAGCCGCTGGCGCACGCGGCCCTCGCGCACTCGGGCGTCGGCGAGGCGTGGGTCCGCAACGGTCCGGAGTGGACGGTGCACCCCGCCGCCGAGGTGCTCGCGGAGCTGGGCGTCGAGCCGGTGGCGTGGCCGGTGCGGGAAGCGCTGGCCTTCGTCAACGGCACCGGCGCGAGCCTGGCGGTCGCCATCCGCAACCAGCGCTCCGCGGTGCGGCTGGTCCGCGCGGGCGCGCTGCTCACCGCGCGCCTGGTGGTGCTGCTGCGCGCCAACCCGGAGCACTACCGGCGCGGGGTCGACGCGGCGCGCGGGCAGCCCGGCCAGGCCACCGTGGCGGCCTGGCTGCGCGACCACCTGCCCGCCGACCTGGTCCGCGACCCGGACCGGCCGCTCCAGGAGCCCTACAGCCTGCGGTGCGCGCCGCAGGTGCTCGGCGCGGTGCTCGACCAGCTCGGCGCGGCGGGCGACGTGCTGCTGCGCGAGGCGGACGGCTGCACCGACAACCCGCTCACCTTCGGGGGAGAGGTGCTGCACGGCGGCAACTTCCACGCGATGCCGGTGGGACTGGCGTCCGACCAGATCGGGCTCGCCGTGCACCAGGCCGCGTACCTGGCGGAGCGGCAGCTCGCCGTGCTGGTCGACCCGCAGCGCAACGGCGGCCTGCCGCCGATGCTCACGCCCCGGCCGGGCCGGGGCAGCGGGCTGGCGGGGGTCCAGGTCAGCGCCACCTCGTTCGTGTCGCGGATCCGGCAGCTCGCGTACCCGGCGTCGCTGACCGCGTTGCCCACCAACGGGTGGAACCAGGACCACGTGCCGATGGCGCTCAACGGGGCCAACTCCGCGGCCGAGGCGCTGGACCTGGCGTGGCTCGTGGTCGGCTCGCTCGCGGTGGGCGTCGCGCAGCTCGCGGCGCTGACCGGTGACCGGCCGCGCGCGGGCGGGCTCTGGGCGGAGCTGGCCGCGATCAGCCCGCCGCTGGCCGCGGACCGGCCGCTGGCGGCCGAGGTCCGCGCCGCCCGCGACCTGCTCACCACCGCCGCCGCGGAATTGCTCGACGATTCCGCCGCGATCGACCCGGACCGTTTTAGGTCCGCTGTGGTAGAAGTTTCGTGA
- a CDS encoding class I SAM-dependent methyltransferase: MPVTTRCRICEGTVEEFFDFGRQPLSDAFAEPSAAGENEFFYRLATGICTSCSMVQLMAEVPREEMFHEDYPYLSSGSSFMREHFGKLAERFRTTELTGPDPFIVELGCNDGVMLKALADAGIRHLGVEPSGGVADLAAAKGISVRKDFFEEAVAADIRRTHGPADVIFAANTLCHIPYMGSILRGVAGLLTAKGVFVFEDPYFADIVRRNSFDQVYDEHFFFFTARSVRAMAELHGLELVDVERLPVHGGEVRYTLALAGARTPSPAVAELLAAEEEANLTDPRTLETFGANVRKIRDDLVALLRDLKDKGHRVVGYGATAKSATVLNFCGIGPDLIEFISDTSPTKQGRVTPGTHIPVRPPSEFAADHPDYAVLFAWNHAEEIMAKEQDFREGGGKWVLYVPDVHVV, encoded by the coding sequence ATGCCGGTAACCACCCGCTGCCGTATTTGCGAAGGTACCGTCGAGGAGTTCTTCGACTTCGGGCGGCAGCCATTGTCCGACGCGTTCGCGGAACCGTCCGCGGCGGGCGAGAACGAGTTCTTCTACCGGTTGGCCACCGGGATCTGCACCTCGTGCAGCATGGTCCAGCTGATGGCCGAGGTGCCGCGCGAGGAGATGTTCCACGAGGACTACCCGTACCTCTCCTCGGGTTCCTCGTTCATGCGGGAACATTTCGGGAAACTCGCCGAGCGGTTCCGCACGACCGAGCTGACCGGACCCGACCCGTTCATCGTGGAACTCGGCTGCAACGACGGCGTGATGCTCAAGGCGCTCGCCGACGCCGGCATCCGGCACCTGGGCGTCGAGCCGTCCGGCGGCGTGGCCGACCTGGCCGCGGCCAAGGGGATCTCGGTGCGCAAGGACTTCTTCGAGGAGGCCGTGGCGGCCGACATCCGGCGCACCCACGGGCCCGCCGACGTCATCTTCGCGGCCAACACGCTGTGCCACATCCCGTACATGGGCTCGATCCTGCGCGGCGTGGCCGGCCTGCTCACGGCCAAGGGCGTGTTCGTCTTCGAGGACCCGTACTTCGCCGACATCGTGCGGCGCAACTCGTTCGACCAGGTCTACGACGAGCACTTCTTCTTCTTCACCGCGCGGTCGGTGCGGGCGATGGCCGAGCTGCACGGGCTGGAGCTGGTCGACGTCGAGCGGCTGCCGGTGCACGGCGGCGAGGTCCGGTACACCCTGGCGCTCGCCGGCGCGCGCACGCCGAGCCCGGCCGTGGCCGAGCTGCTGGCCGCCGAGGAGGAGGCGAACCTGACCGACCCGCGGACGCTGGAGACCTTCGGCGCCAACGTCCGCAAGATCCGCGACGACCTGGTCGCCCTGCTGCGCGACCTGAAGGACAAGGGGCACCGGGTGGTGGGCTACGGCGCCACCGCCAAGAGCGCCACGGTGCTCAACTTCTGCGGCATCGGGCCGGACCTGATCGAGTTCATCTCCGACACCAGCCCGACCAAGCAGGGCCGGGTCACGCCGGGCACGCACATCCCGGTGCGCCCGCCGAGCGAGTTCGCCGCGGACCACCCCGACTACGCCGTGCTCTTCGCGTGGAACCACGCCGAGGAGATCATGGCCAAGGAGCAGGACTTCCGCGAGGGCGGGGGCAAGTGGGTCCTCTACGTGCCCGACGTGCACGTGGTGTGA
- a CDS encoding LmbU family transcriptional regulator: MNSGPTSTARPVLTKRTSLALPARIPLEDWRGIGQHISAIAESSAWWLGDWLIYGQEEYPDRYRRAIEETGLDYQTLRNYAWVARRFPPARRRAALSFQHHAELASLTAGEQDEWLDRAEEFRWSRNELRNRVRVGRRAVKPAEDARLRVDIIPDQRQRWQDAAATAEQDLLTWIVSVLDEAAADPPVD, from the coding sequence GTGAACTCCGGGCCGACGTCGACGGCGCGGCCGGTGTTGACCAAGCGGACGAGCCTCGCGCTCCCCGCGCGTATTCCACTGGAGGACTGGCGGGGCATCGGGCAGCACATCTCGGCCATCGCCGAGTCGTCCGCCTGGTGGCTCGGCGACTGGCTGATCTACGGCCAGGAGGAGTACCCCGACCGCTACCGGAGGGCGATCGAGGAGACGGGGCTGGACTACCAGACCCTGCGCAACTACGCGTGGGTCGCCCGCCGGTTCCCGCCCGCGCGCAGGCGCGCCGCGCTGAGCTTCCAGCACCACGCGGAACTCGCGAGCCTGACCGCGGGCGAGCAGGACGAGTGGCTCGACCGCGCGGAGGAGTTCCGGTGGTCCCGGAACGAGCTGCGCAACCGGGTACGGGTGGGCCGCCGCGCGGTGAAGCCGGCCGAGGACGCCCGGCTGCGCGTGGACATCATCCCCGACCAGCGGCAGCGCTGGCAGGACGCCGCCGCGACGGCCGAGCAGGACCTGCTCACCTGGATCGTGTCGGTGCTCGACGAAGCGGCGGCCGACCCGCCGGTCGACTGA
- a CDS encoding DegT/DnrJ/EryC1/StrS family aminotransferase: MTQYVWGYLDEYENERADILAAVDEVFRSGTLVLGPSVAAFEREFAAYHGVAHGVGVDNGTNAIVLGLRAIGVGAGDEVITVSNTAAPTVVAIDAVGATPVFVDVHEDTYLMRVDQVEAAITERTRCLLPVHLYGQCVDMTALEAVADKHGLPILEDCAQAHGATQRGRIAGSMGLAAAFSFYPTKVLGAYGDGGATITSDETVDAALRRLRYYGMEKVYHVVETPGYNSRLDEVQAEILRRKLTRLPDYLAGRRAVADRYREALSDTDLVQPATAEGNDHVYYVYVVRHPRRDRIIAALKERDIHLNISYPWPVHVQEGFRHLGVERGSLPVTERLAGEIFSLPMYPSLSRGAQDKVVDALRDVLATL; this comes from the coding sequence ATGACCCAATATGTCTGGGGATATCTGGACGAGTACGAGAACGAGCGTGCCGACATCCTCGCCGCGGTCGACGAGGTGTTCCGCTCCGGCACGCTGGTCCTCGGGCCGAGCGTCGCGGCGTTCGAGCGCGAGTTCGCGGCCTACCACGGGGTGGCGCACGGCGTGGGCGTCGACAACGGCACCAACGCGATCGTGCTGGGGCTGCGGGCGATCGGCGTCGGCGCGGGCGACGAGGTGATCACCGTGTCGAACACCGCCGCGCCCACGGTCGTCGCGATCGACGCGGTCGGCGCGACGCCGGTGTTCGTCGACGTGCACGAGGACACCTACCTCATGCGGGTCGACCAGGTCGAGGCGGCCATCACGGAGCGGACCCGGTGCCTGCTGCCGGTGCACCTCTACGGGCAGTGCGTCGACATGACGGCGCTGGAAGCGGTGGCGGACAAGCACGGCCTGCCCATCCTGGAGGACTGCGCGCAGGCGCACGGCGCGACCCAGCGCGGCCGGATCGCCGGCTCGATGGGGCTCGCCGCCGCCTTCTCCTTCTACCCCACCAAGGTCCTGGGCGCGTACGGCGACGGCGGCGCGACCATCACCAGCGACGAGACGGTGGACGCCGCGCTGCGCCGACTCCGCTACTACGGCATGGAGAAGGTCTACCACGTCGTCGAGACGCCCGGCTACAACAGCAGGCTCGACGAGGTGCAGGCGGAGATCCTGCGCCGCAAGCTGACGCGGCTGCCGGACTACCTCGCCGGCCGGCGGGCGGTCGCGGACCGGTACCGGGAAGCGCTGTCCGACACCGACCTCGTGCAGCCCGCCACCGCCGAGGGCAACGACCACGTCTACTACGTGTACGTGGTCCGCCACCCGCGGCGCGACCGGATCATCGCCGCGCTCAAGGAGCGCGACATCCACCTCAACATCAGCTACCCGTGGCCGGTGCACGTCCAGGAGGGCTTCCGCCACCTCGGCGTCGAGCGGGGTTCGCTGCCCGTCACCGAGCGGCTGGCCGGGGAGATCTTCTCGCTGCCGATGTACCCGTCGCTGTCGCGCGGCGCCCAGGACAAGGTCGTCGACGCGCTGCGCGACGTCCTCGCCACGCTGTAG
- a CDS encoding NDP-hexose 2,3-dehydratase family protein, with product MPATERGVVATIAEFDRWWADRHRAGRFEVTRVPFAELDAWRFDPATGNLGHDSGRFFTIEGLRVDVGGEPTRWQPIINQPEIGLLGIVVKEIDGVLHCLMQAKMEPGNVNTLQLSPTVQATRSNYTQVHRGASTRYLDLFIGPGRGEVLVDVLQSEQGAWFWRKRNRNIVVKVDRDVDLDDDFRWLPLHLVRELMRVDNLVNMDARTVLSCMPFAQPDGTLQSQGTSFADALTRSYLTEEALHPTGAVLSWFTEAKTLCDWSVRLIPVDAVRNWSRTADEIAEDSGRDFRIIGVRVAAGNREVRTWSQPLLEPRGRSLAIFVVRPIDDVLHLLVQARPEIGLLDLVEMGPTVQLLPGVDPSAVDDPFVKEVAAGGLGRVRYDTVLSEEGGRFHQALTRYQVVEVGDEFPVDVPPNFHWLTVRQLMELLRHGHYLNIEARSLLACVHSLW from the coding sequence GTGCCCGCCACGGAGCGGGGCGTGGTCGCCACGATCGCCGAGTTCGACCGGTGGTGGGCCGACCGCCACCGCGCGGGCCGCTTCGAGGTGACCAGGGTGCCGTTCGCCGAGCTGGACGCGTGGCGGTTCGACCCGGCGACCGGCAACCTCGGGCACGACAGCGGCCGGTTCTTCACCATCGAGGGGCTGCGGGTCGACGTGGGCGGCGAGCCGACCCGCTGGCAGCCGATCATCAACCAGCCGGAGATCGGGCTGCTCGGCATCGTCGTGAAGGAGATCGACGGCGTCCTGCACTGCCTGATGCAGGCCAAGATGGAGCCGGGCAACGTCAACACGCTCCAGCTGTCGCCCACCGTCCAGGCCACCCGCAGCAACTACACGCAGGTGCACCGCGGCGCGAGCACCCGGTACCTCGACCTGTTCATCGGGCCGGGCCGGGGCGAGGTGCTGGTGGACGTGCTCCAGTCCGAGCAGGGCGCGTGGTTCTGGCGCAAGCGCAACCGCAACATCGTCGTGAAGGTCGACCGGGACGTCGACCTCGACGACGACTTCCGCTGGCTGCCGCTGCACCTGGTGCGGGAGCTGATGCGGGTGGACAACCTGGTCAACATGGACGCCCGGACGGTGTTGTCGTGCATGCCGTTCGCCCAGCCGGACGGCACCCTCCAGTCCCAGGGCACCTCGTTCGCGGACGCGCTCACGCGCTCGTACCTCACCGAGGAGGCGCTGCACCCGACCGGCGCGGTGCTGAGCTGGTTCACCGAGGCGAAGACGCTGTGCGACTGGAGCGTCCGGCTGATCCCGGTCGACGCGGTGCGGAACTGGTCGCGCACCGCCGACGAGATCGCCGAGGACTCCGGCCGGGACTTCCGGATCATCGGCGTCCGGGTGGCGGCGGGCAACCGGGAGGTCCGGACGTGGTCCCAGCCGCTGCTGGAACCGCGCGGCCGGAGCCTGGCGATCTTCGTCGTCCGGCCGATCGACGACGTGCTGCACCTGCTGGTGCAGGCGCGCCCCGAGATCGGCCTGCTCGACCTGGTCGAGATGGGGCCGACGGTGCAGCTGCTGCCCGGCGTCGACCCGTCGGCCGTGGACGACCCGTTCGTCAAGGAGGTCGCGGCCGGCGGGCTGGGGCGGGTCCGCTACGACACCGTGCTCTCCGAGGAGGGCGGGCGGTTCCACCAGGCGCTCACCCGCTACCAGGTGGTGGAGGTCGGCGACGAGTTCCCGGTCGACGTGCCGCCGAACTTCCACTGGCTGACCGTGCGGCAGCTGATGGAACTGCTGCGGCACGGCCACTACCTCAACATCGAAGCGCGCAGCCTGCTCGCCTGCGTGCACAGTCTGTGGTGA
- a CDS encoding dTDP-4-dehydrorhamnose 3,5-epimerase family protein has product MQARKLAVDGAVEFSPEVFADDRGHFVSPYQEAAFVEAVGRPLFAVAQTNISVSRRSVVRGVHFTATPPGTAKYVYCTSGKVLDIVVDIRVGSPTFGRWDAVVLDPRSCRASYLPLGVGHAFVALEDDSVMSYLVSQTYVPHQELGLSVLDPELGLPIPPDIDPLLSERDLTAPTLAEARASGLLPDYATCLRIEADPPVHARPA; this is encoded by the coding sequence ATGCAGGCGCGGAAGCTGGCCGTTGACGGCGCAGTCGAGTTCTCGCCGGAGGTCTTCGCCGACGATCGCGGGCACTTCGTGTCGCCGTACCAGGAGGCCGCGTTCGTCGAGGCGGTGGGCAGGCCGCTGTTCGCGGTGGCGCAGACCAACATCAGCGTGTCCCGGCGGTCGGTGGTGCGCGGCGTCCACTTCACGGCCACGCCGCCGGGCACGGCGAAGTACGTGTACTGCACCAGCGGCAAGGTGCTCGACATCGTGGTGGACATCCGGGTCGGGTCGCCGACCTTCGGGCGCTGGGACGCGGTGGTCCTCGACCCGCGCTCCTGCCGCGCCTCCTACCTGCCGCTGGGCGTCGGGCACGCGTTCGTCGCGCTGGAGGACGACTCCGTGATGTCGTACCTGGTGTCGCAGACCTACGTGCCGCACCAGGAGCTGGGGCTGTCCGTGCTCGACCCCGAGCTGGGGCTGCCCATCCCGCCGGACATCGACCCCCTGCTGTCCGAGCGCGACCTGACCGCGCCGACGCTGGCGGAGGCCCGCGCGAGCGGCCTGCTGCCGGACTACGCTACGTGCCTGCGGATCGAGGCGGACCCGCCGGTCCACGCCCGGCCCGCCTGA
- the rfbB gene encoding dTDP-glucose 4,6-dehydratase — MRLLVTGAAGFIGSHFTRHWLREHPADTVVALDALTYRGTETNLADVRDRIAFEHADIGDAAAVDGVLDRHGIDVVVNFAAESHNSLAVLDPARFLRTNVVGTQVLLESSRRAGVRRFHHISTCEVYGDLALDAEEAFTEESPYRPRTPYNASKAAADHVVRAYHETFGLPVTITNCANNYGPNQFPETVLPLFTTRALAGERLPVYASKHNRREWVHVLDHCAAIDAVLTRGEVGRTYHVGTGVEASVERIADLVLDELGLPASLKTTVPDRPGHDRRYLLDSARIRRELGWRPRVEFEAGIRETIRWYREHPEWWRPLLERSPVDESAWQAGAGRVDA, encoded by the coding sequence ATGCGGTTACTCGTCACCGGTGCGGCCGGGTTCATCGGCTCGCACTTCACCCGGCACTGGTTGCGCGAGCACCCGGCGGACACCGTGGTGGCCCTGGACGCGCTGACCTACCGGGGCACCGAGACCAACCTCGCGGACGTCCGCGACCGGATCGCCTTCGAGCACGCCGACATCGGCGACGCCGCCGCGGTCGACGGGGTGCTGGACCGGCACGGGATCGACGTGGTGGTCAACTTCGCCGCCGAGTCGCACAACAGCCTGGCGGTGCTGGACCCGGCGCGCTTCCTGCGCACCAACGTGGTGGGCACGCAGGTCCTGCTGGAGTCGAGCCGGCGCGCGGGCGTCCGGCGCTTCCACCACATCTCCACCTGCGAGGTCTACGGCGACCTGGCCCTGGACGCGGAGGAGGCGTTCACCGAGGAGTCGCCCTACCGGCCGCGCACGCCGTACAACGCCAGCAAGGCCGCGGCCGACCACGTGGTGCGCGCCTACCACGAGACGTTCGGCCTGCCGGTGACCATCACCAACTGCGCCAACAACTACGGGCCGAACCAGTTCCCGGAGACCGTGCTGCCGCTGTTCACCACGCGGGCACTGGCCGGCGAGCGCCTGCCGGTGTACGCGTCGAAGCACAACCGGCGGGAGTGGGTGCACGTCCTGGACCACTGCGCGGCGATCGACGCGGTGCTCACCCGCGGCGAGGTCGGCCGGACCTACCACGTCGGCACGGGGGTCGAGGCCAGCGTCGAGCGGATCGCCGACCTCGTGCTCGACGAGCTGGGCCTGCCCGCCTCGCTGAAGACCACGGTGCCCGACCGACCCGGCCACGACCGCCGCTACCTGCTGGACTCCGCCCGGATCCGGCGCGAGCTGGGCTGGCGGCCCCGGGTGGAGTTCGAGGCGGGCATCCGGGAGACCATCCGCTGGTACCGGGAGCACCCGGAGTGGTGGCGACCGCTGCTGGAGCGCAGCCCGGTCGACGAGAGCGCCTGGCAGGCCGGGGCCGGCCGCGTCGACGCCTGA
- a CDS encoding ThiF family adenylyltransferase encodes MRPSVKISIPRFAGNGAVHFRHAGELLTLEDPDGNVARLLDLLDGSRTVDEIGDAMLAADSSLDRSTVLEAIGELDRSGLLEDGSALDGQFDETELDRFSNNFGFFETYASLNVSKYALQARLVGARVALLGVGGVGSHVLLDLVAMGVEDVRIVDFDRVQLSNLNRQVLYTEDDLGQVKVDLAARRAKALNSACRVDARQLTLSSPDDVHDVVADRDVVLAAVDRPKTTILHWLNAGCARAGVPLVTGGVDTHRVYQYTIVPGVTGCFECWYEQARSASEATRLVAASLERDTAGGRVAGEDTAAFNGLVAVQASMLVCEFVRLATRIQAPVSLGRVMQLTFTDPRLAEHERWERQEGCATCGGLVPREELSWLAGLPAAEPALHP; translated from the coding sequence GTGCGGCCGAGTGTGAAGATCAGCATCCCGCGGTTCGCGGGCAACGGGGCGGTGCACTTCCGGCATGCCGGCGAACTGCTCACCCTGGAGGACCCGGACGGCAACGTCGCCCGGCTGCTCGACCTGTTGGACGGTTCCCGCACCGTCGACGAGATCGGCGACGCGATGCTCGCGGCGGATTCGTCGCTCGACCGATCGACGGTGCTGGAAGCGATCGGGGAACTGGACAGGTCGGGTTTGCTGGAAGACGGTTCGGCGCTCGACGGGCAGTTCGACGAAACGGAACTCGACCGGTTCAGCAACAACTTCGGTTTTTTCGAGACCTATGCGTCGCTGAATGTGTCGAAGTACGCGCTGCAAGCCCGCCTGGTCGGCGCCAGGGTGGCCCTGCTCGGGGTCGGCGGCGTCGGTTCGCACGTGTTGCTCGACCTGGTCGCGATGGGCGTCGAGGACGTGCGCATCGTGGACTTCGACCGCGTGCAGCTGTCGAACCTCAACCGGCAGGTCCTCTACACCGAGGACGACCTGGGCCAGGTCAAGGTCGACCTGGCGGCCCGGCGCGCGAAGGCGCTCAACAGCGCGTGCCGGGTGGACGCCCGGCAGCTCACGCTGTCGTCGCCGGACGACGTCCACGACGTGGTGGCCGACCGGGACGTGGTGCTGGCCGCCGTGGACCGGCCCAAGACGACCATCCTGCACTGGCTCAACGCCGGGTGCGCGCGCGCCGGGGTGCCGCTGGTCACCGGCGGCGTGGACACCCACCGCGTCTACCAGTACACCATCGTCCCGGGCGTCACCGGGTGCTTCGAGTGCTGGTACGAGCAGGCCCGCTCCGCCAGCGAGGCGACCCGCCTGGTGGCCGCCAGCCTGGAGCGGGACACGGCGGGCGGCCGGGTCGCGGGCGAGGACACCGCCGCCTTCAACGGCCTGGTGGCGGTGCAGGCGTCGATGCTGGTCTGCGAGTTCGTGCGGCTGGCCACGCGCATCCAGGCGCCCGTGTCGCTGGGCCGGGTCATGCAGCTCACGTTCACCGACCCCCGGCTGGCCGAGCACGAGCGGTGGGAGCGGCAGGAGGGCTGCGCCACCTGCGGCGGGCTCGTGCCGCGCGAGGAGCTGTCCTGGCTCGCGGGGCTGCCCGCGGCGGAACCCGCCCTCCACCCCTGA